One Coffea arabica cultivar ET-39 chromosome 5c, Coffea Arabica ET-39 HiFi, whole genome shotgun sequence DNA window includes the following coding sequences:
- the LOC113691067 gene encoding calreticulin-like, with protein sequence MQWQTSRKSDGVKSGTLFDNVLVSDDLEYAKKLAEETWGKHKDAEKVAFDEAEKKREEEEAKDDPVDSDAEEGDDDDAADEADSDDADAKSETKEDVTAAAEENVKDEL encoded by the exons ATGCAATGGCAGACTTCAAGGAAAAGCGATGGT GTGAAATCTGGAACTCTATTTGACAATGTATTGGTATCTGATGATCTTGAATATGCTAAGAAGTTGGCTGAAGAGACATGGGGCAAGCATAAGGAT GCTGAAAAAGTTGCTTTTGATGAGgcagaaaagaagagagaggaggag GAAGCAAAGGATGACCCAGTCGATTCTGAT GCTGAGGAAGgcgatgatgatgatgctgcTGATGAAGCAGATAGTGATGATGCAGACGCCAAATCAGAAACAAAGGAAGATGTTACTGCCGCAGCTGAGGAAAATGTTAAA GACGAGCTGTAG